Proteins encoded within one genomic window of Solenopsis invicta isolate M01_SB chromosome 10, UNIL_Sinv_3.0, whole genome shotgun sequence:
- the LOC113004687 gene encoding uncharacterized protein LOC113004687, whose amino-acid sequence MVMGTARYVNSLALNELPSIVVNNTNIPFVDSVGYLGFTITNNLSWENQITKTTSKIFASLHQLKLCKSLLPISLRERLVKTLIFPILDYCSAALTDITREQNLRLQRALNACVRFIYQARRDEHITPYFERLGWLKAFSRRNYLVGSLAFCILRTKKPAVIHKGYVHRSDVTSRDTRAPSDTLSLPQCRTELFRRSFRCASIELWNGFPLNIRNAKSLDVFKSGLYDFLLSANR is encoded by the coding sequence ATGGTAATGGGTACGGCGAGGTACGTGAACAGCCTGGCTTTAAATGAGCTTCCCAGCATAGTAGTCAACAACACTAACATACCTTTTGTGGACTCGGTCGGCTACCTTGGTTTTACTATCACAAACAACTTATCGTGGGAGAATCAGATTACGAAGACTACGTCTAAAATTTTCGCTTCGCTACACCAATTGAAGCTGTGCAAAAGTCTTTTGCCTATCTCCCTTAGGGAGAGGTTGGTAAAGACGCTGATTTTTCCTATTCTCGATTACTGTTCTGCTGCCCTTACAGATATCACGCGTGAGCAAAATCTTAGGTTGCAAAGAGCCTTGAACGCCTGTGTGAGGTTCATCTATCAGGCAAGGAGGGACGAACACATTACTCCCTACTTTGAGAGACTCGGATGGCTTAAGGCATTTTCCAGACGTAATTACTTGGTGGGCAGCCTTGCCTTCTGTATACTACGTACGAAAAAACCGGCTGTAATCCATAAAGGTTATGTTCACCGTAGCGACGTCACGTCTCGCGACACCCGGGCTCCGAGCGATACGTTATCATTGCCACAATGTAGAACCGAGTTATTCAGGAGGTCTTTCAGGTGTGCCTCTATTGAGCTATGGAACGGTTTTCCATTGAACATTAGAAATGCCAAATCCTTAGATGTTTTTAAAAGCGGACTCTATGATTTTCTGCTCAGTGCGAACCGCTGA